Proteins from a single region of Primulina tabacum isolate GXHZ01 chromosome 5, ASM2559414v2, whole genome shotgun sequence:
- the LOC142547215 gene encoding 26S proteasome non-ATPase regulatory subunit 14 homolog — protein sequence MSGMERLQRMFAGAGGALGHPPPDSPTLDSSEQVYISSLALLKMLKHGRAGVPMEVMGLMLGEFVDEYTVRVVDVFAMPQSGTGVSVEAVDHVFQTNMLDMLKQTGRPEMVVGWYHSHPGFGCWLSGVDINTQQSFEALNQRAVAVVVDPIQSVKGKVVIDAFRLINPQTMMLGQEPRQTTSNLGHLNKPSIQALIHGLNRHYYSIAINYRKNELEEKMLLNLHKKKWTDGLTLQRFDAHSKTNQQTVQEMLNLGIKYNKAVQEEDELPPEKLAIANVGRQDAKKHLEEHVSNLMSSNIVQTLGTMLDTVVF from the exons ATGTCGGGAATGGAGAGACTTCAAAGAATGTTCGCTGGAGCCGGTGGAGCCCTGGGTCATCCGCCGCCGGACTCACCCACACTCGATTCATCCGAACAAGTCTACATCTCGTCGCTGGCGCTACTCAAAATGCTTAAACACG GTAGGGCAGGGGTGCCGATGGAAGTGATGGGGCTGATGCTGGGTGAGTTTGTGGACGAGTATACGGTGCGTGTTGTTGACGTTTTTGCAATGCCCCAAAGTGGAACTGGGGTTAGCGTCGAAGCGGTGGATCATGTGTTTCAGACTAATATGCTGGACATGCTCAAGCAAACTGGAAG GCCTGAGATGGTGGTGGGTTGGTACCATTCACATCCTGGTTTTGGGTGTTGGCTTTCTGGTGTTGACATTAACACACAGCAG AGTTTTGAAGCTTTAAATCAAAGGGCGGTTGCGGTGGTGGTGGATCCAATTCAGAGTGTTAAAGGGAAGGTGGTAATAGATGCCTTTCGACTGATTAATCCCCAAACCATGATGCTGGGTCAAGAGCCACGACAGACAACTTCCAATTTGGGCCATCTTAATAAACCATCTATCCAA GCTCTAATTCATGGTTTGAACAGGCATTATTACTCCATAGCCATAAATTATAGAAAGAATGAATTGGAGGAAAAGATGCTCCTGAATCTTCACAAAAAGAAATGGACAGATGGATTGACCCTTCAGCGGTTCGATGCTCACTCCAAAACGAATCAGCAGACAGTCCAG GAGATGCTGAATCTAGGGATCAAATATAATAAAGCCGTTCAGGAAGAAGACGAGTTGCCACCCGAAAAACTAGCCATTGCTAATGTGGGAAGACAGGACGCAAAGAAACATCTTGAGGAACATGTCTCGAACCTGATGTCTTCAAATATAGTTCAGACATTGGGTACAATGCTCGATACTGTTGTCTTCTAG